CTGAGGCATTCGCCCCCTGCAAAACACTGGTAGCACCTGTGGGGTGCGATTCCACTAATTTTACTtcagcgacatacgattcacatccgactgagattcaatcacgactcaattacgattgaagcgtatgtggcattccgcaattttttcttttaaataataaaatccgttcttatccgtttctgtgattcaataatgaatcatattgtctgttGAGGTGCCCTAttgtatattaaattatttacgattacaatatgattgtagagcaaactacctcATAGACCAAATGGTAGACCGAATATTCGAAtggcaaaccaatcgaatgtcattttcatacgattggtcttatattagtagcaaaatacccgctaaggttaaaagtgctattgcgattcaatttctattcaatgttgacatttttaacttagcagaatcgggccccttaTATGGTTAGATTGGAaagcgaccccaacatacttgcgAAAAAAAATAGCATCATTGATATTTCGTATTATATATAACTGTTTTAATGGCATTTCCTAATCATCGTCATTATAttcaactagcttccgcccgcagtTTTTCCCGCGTCTCAAGATAAATACTTCCCGTAGCCAGATTGTGACAAGAATTGTCCTGTCCtcctcccgggtctaagctaccttccctctaattttcagctttatCGGTCCAACCGTTCACGCGTGATGGCGTGACCATGGGATATATACGAATTCATTCATTAATGTATATTTCAATGCCCTCCATTCCTCCCTCGCCATTTGCACTATATTATAAATCTATGATTTGCACCTATGATTTGCACcaacaataaatcaatttcTGAACGAAAACTTGAATGTTTCCGAACAATTCGTTATTAGTGATGGACACACGACATAAAATCTCAACCCATTTATCGACATTTTGACTGAAAGCCCGATAGTTATACCTTTGTGTTCGttattaagaaaattatttaaaaaatacttgtttATGAAATCCAATTAATTTCTTCAAATTCACATGTTGTACTattattgaaaaacataaatgatgatgatgatgatagaaaaGAAACACACAtctttacatttacataatcaATATAAATTATCAAGAAAtgcctataataatatttattacttattattttaaacccAAATTATTAAACGGTTATTCGATATATCGATTTATGAAAGCCAATTGCCCAACACTAAAAATTTAACCGTCGCAGGAATTCAAACGTTTAGTGGCTTTGTTTCGATTGCAAAATGTAAAACtaaattcaatattaataaatatctaGTAAAATGGCGGAAAAATTAAAGGACTACCAAGTTATAGACGTTTTCTGCGGCGGTACGTTCTACAAAGTGCGACACAAGGTCACCAACAACATATTTGCGTGGAAGGCGTACGATTGCTCCGCGTTCAGTAACGAACAAATACAAAACGTCGCTAACGAAGTGAAAACGATAAGTAAAGTGACATCGAAGAGCTTATTGCAATACTACGACACCATTTTCCACACCCCGTCAAAGACATTGTACTTTGTCCTTGAATACAATTCGTGGCGAAGCGTAAAGGAGTTGATCGCAGTGTGCAAGGCTACCGACAAGTTCATCGCTGAGAGCTTCATCTGGCACCTGCTGCGGGAGCTGGCCCGCGTCTGCAAGGTTATCGAAGACTTACATGTAGTCGTGGTACGAAAATGTATAAATCCGGATTCTATCTATGTAGACGAGAGTGGCGAGTTGAAGATCAATTGTTTCGAGCTGACGACGGCGGCAGGCTCCGAGGACGTGATGCGGCAGGTCGGGGAGGTGCTCCACACTCTCTGCTACCGTCCCGGCGCCAGCGACGAAAAGATCAAAGAGTTTCACTACAGTGACGATCTCCGAGGAATCGTCAGCTTCCTGATGGATCATAGGAATGCCAATATGCGCCCAGACGTCGTCCTGTACCATCCCACTGTCCTCATGAACTTGGAAAACAATACTCAGCCCAAATGTTGGAATGAAATTGTCATCTCGGTGGAACATAACTATTCAACATCAGAGGTGAACAAATGTGATTCAGAGAAGGTTGTGGAGTTGTGCAGAACTGTTGAGCCTCTTCCTAGGACACTCTTCAACATAACAGACAGTCCTATTTACTGCAACATCAGCCCCAAAAGAAAATCAAACGCAGTGATTGAAGAGGCCATCTCGCCACAGAGTCCTCTGTCTCCAACACTGGCTGCACTTGCTCTAGAGCTGCCTGGATTCGTGCCTCGGAGCAGGAAGCCCCTCACTGATACCTTGGCCAAGTACACCTGTCCCCAGCAGGTGTCGCAGGACACACTGAGTGAGCAGTGGCTGTCGCGCATTGCGGCGCTGCGCCATCGCGAGGAGTCGCTCAACAAGAGGGAGAGAGACCTCATAGCTAAGGAAATAGTGAGCAGTCCATCTACAAAGATTATCCCACTGAATGTGTCCCTGGACTTGGCAAGTAATGGTGCAAGCAATGGCATCACCCTGCCTCCAATGATCACTCAGGCGGCGGAAGAGAGGCGGCCTCGCGTGCCGCGGCGCCGGCGCTCGCGCACGCGCAGGAGGAGCTACGCGTACGAGGACCTGGACAGCTCGCTGTCGGCGGACGCGGGCGACGGCAGCATCATCATCACCGCCACCAAGT
The Helicoverpa zea isolate HzStark_Cry1AcR chromosome 13, ilHelZeax1.1, whole genome shotgun sequence DNA segment above includes these coding regions:
- the LOC124635702 gene encoding uncharacterized protein LOC124635702, giving the protein MAEKLKDYQVIDVFCGGTFYKVRHKVTNNIFAWKAYDCSAFSNEQIQNVANEVKTISKVTSKSLLQYYDTIFHTPSKTLYFVLEYNSWRSVKELIAVCKATDKFIAESFIWHLLRELARVCKVIEDLHVVVVRKCINPDSIYVDESGELKINCFELTTAAGSEDVMRQVGEVLHTLCYRPGASDEKIKEFHYSDDLRGIVSFLMDHRNANMRPDVVLYHPTVLMNLENNTQPKCWNEIVISVEHNYSTSEVNKCDSEKVVELCRTVEPLPRTLFNITDSPIYCNISPKRKSNAVIEEAISPQSPLSPTLAALALELPGFVPRSRKPLTDTLAKYTCPQQVSQDTLSEQWLSRIAALRHREESLNKRERDLIAKEIVSSPSTKIIPLNVSLDLASNGASNGITLPPMITQAAEERRPRVPRRRRSRTRRRSYAYEDLDSSLSADAGDGSIIITATKFTKDNMPRRNIFPDVATKKVHFTSNNPFTESDDSVTLTFYELDNVDAEGYQVPRQEALAKDISKFKYLDLKKSSSEKRSSMQWCHSSPSKQARTSKNIFGDITNTNQSSLRKTPSKTSLTSRGSNTSRQSMFSCRSHWSMESSSTKVSEGSISERTRSAMRQGAPQTPAPPPDGKKSRSRKSLLSFKTPFKFMTSTKI